A genomic segment from Gracilinanus agilis isolate LMUSP501 chromosome 1, AgileGrace, whole genome shotgun sequence encodes:
- the LOC123248343 gene encoding mitochondrial import receptor subunit TOM22 homolog gives MAQTSLCRCCARCPVACGALWCLLDRLLLKGSANQAREELDNDSDDEDDELDETLAERLWGLTEMFPERIRSAVGTTFVLSLNVAQKMYRFSRTALWIGTTSFMILILPVVFETEKLQVEQQQQLQQLQQRQILLGPKAALAGGMPGTLTPLPRKV, from the coding sequence ATGGCCCAGACTTCCCTCTGCCGTTGCTGCGCGCGCTGCCCTGTAGCTTGTGGGGCTCTTTGGTGTTTGTTGGACCGGCTGCTGCTCAAGGGCAGCGCCAACCAGGCCCGGGAGGAGCTGGACAACGACAGCGACGACGAAGACGATGAGCTCGATGAGACCCTGGCCGAGAGACTATGGGGCCTAACGGAGATGTTCCCCGAAAGGATCCGCTCCGCCGTGGGAACTACTTTTGTCTTGTCCCTCAACGTGGCCCAGAAAATGTATAGGTTTTCCCGGACAGCGCTTTGGATCGGAACGACCTCCTTTATGATCCTCATCCTTCCGGTGGTCTTTGAAACCGAGAAGCTGCAGgtggagcagcagcagcagcttcagCAGCTGCAGCAGCGGCAGATCCTTCTGGGCCCTAAGGCAGCTCTGGCTGGAGGGATGCCGGGGACCCTGACTCCTCTGCCTAGAAAGGTTTAG